AGCCGGTCCGCGGAGGCGTCGTACAGCTGCGCGCCCTGCCCGCACACCGCGAGCCCCCGATAGCCGATCGCCACCAGGAACTCCCGGCAGGACGCGGCCGGGCGCCCGGTGACCACCAGATGCCGCGCCCCGGCGGCCCGGACCAGGGCGAGCGCCGCACGGTTGCGCGGTGAGACCGTCAGATCCCCGCGCAGCAGGGTGCCGTCGAGGTCGGTGGCCACCAGCGGGAAGCGGGGCCGCCCGGCGGTACGGGGCCGGGGGAGCAGCACGCCCGGAGCGGGCGGGGCCCCCGGGGCTCCGGAGGCGGATACGGAGGCGGACCCGGGCGTGGATACGGAAGTGGATACGGGAGAAGCGGCAGCGGTAGCGGCGTCGGCGGTGTGCACGGTGGCCGGTGGTCCCTTTCGTCACGCTCATCGTGCTCATTCCGCGTCGATCAGCGCGACACATGGAGCCCCTGAACCATGTCGACGTGTGAACTCATGTCGACCTTGCGGAACAGAGAATGGCGGCTGCGCCGGGGGCGATCAAGCCGTGCAGATCACGGCCACCTGCTTCGGCAGCCGGTACGGCAGCGAGCCGTACCACGCGGACGACAGCGCGAAGCCGAAGGAGAGACAGACGACCCCGCCGACCGCGTCCATCCAGAAGTGGTTGGCGGTGGCGACGATCACCAGCAGCGTGGCCGAGGGGTAGAGCAGCCCCAGCGCCTTCACCCACACCGGACGGGCCAGCGTCGCGATGGTCAGACCGCACCACAGCGACCAGCCGATGTGCATCGAGGGCATCGCCGCGTACTGGTTCGACATATCGGCGAGGTTTCCCGAGGCCATCGAGCCCCAGGTGTTGTGCACCACCACGGTGTCGATGAAGTGGCCGCCGCTCATCAGCCGGGGCGGGGCCAGCGGGAAGAAGTAGTAGCCGAGCAGGGCCACACCCGTGGTCGCGAAGAGCGCCAGCCGGGTGGCGGCGTAACGGCCCGGATGCCAGTGGTAGAGCCACACCAGCACGCCGAGCGTCACGATGAAGTGGAGCGTGGCGTAGTAGTAGTTCATGCCCACGATCAGCCAGCTGACCGAGTCGATCGCATGGTTGACGCCCCGTTCGAAGGCCAATCCGAGCCGGTGCTCCCACTCCCAGATCGAGCTCGCGTTGCGCAGCGCCTCCGGCCGCTGCTCCGGGACGGCGTTGCGGATCAGCGAATACGTCCAGTAACTGACGGCGAGGAGGACGATCTCGAACCAGAGCCGGGGCCTTCTGGGGGTACGCAACCGGTCCATCAGGGTGAGGCCCGGCGCCCGCTCCGCGTCGGTGTCCGCGATGGGTGCCGGGGTGGCTGTTCGGCCTGCCGTGGTCCTGATCGTCGCTCCACCCATAGGGCAACAGTCTGCCAGACGACGTCCACCCGCAGATCATCCACGGCATCGGGTCTTCGTTGCTTATGTCCTGGTCCGGGGGGTCCTCCAAGGGGCGTATGCCCCATACGTCCACCGGGTGCCAGGACGCTGGACGAGGACCCCGGACGGGGGCTTTCCCCTACCCGCCCCTTCCCGCAGCACCGATATGCGGCTCCGCCGCGTGGCAAGGGCTCCGCCCCTGGATCCCGAGGTCTTGGGGCGGAGCCCCGCCTTCCAGCCCCTCCGGCGTTTGAGGAGCGGGGTCTGGGGCGGAGCCCCAGTTTCGGGAAGGGGCGGGGAGGGGGAAGCATCGATATGCGGCTCCGCCGCGTGGCCCGCCGCAGGCGTCAACCCCCGCCGGACACCCCTAGGCCGCACCCCCGGCCGCCCGCCGCCCCCGCGCCTCCACACCATGCGCCGACGCCGTGGAGCCGCGCACCACCAGCTCCGGCAGGAAGACGAACTCGCTGGGCGGAGCCGGAGTGCCGCCGATCTCCTCCAGCAGCGCCCGCACCGCCGCCTGCCCCATCGACTGCACCGGTTTACGGATCGTGGTCAGCGGCGGATCGGTGAAGGCGATCAGCGGGGAGTCGTCGAAGCCGACCACCGAGACGTCCTGAGGGACCGCAAGCCCCTTCTGCCGGGCCGCCCGGATGGCACCCAGCGCCATCATGTCGCTCGCGCACACCACCGCCGTACAGCCCCGCTCGATCAGCGCGGTCGCCGCCGCCTGGCCGCCCTCCAGGGTGTACAGCGAATGCTGGATCAGCTCCTCGGACTCGGCCGGGGAGAGCCCCAGCCGGTCCCGCATCGCCTGCTGAAATCCTTCGATCTTGCGCAGTACGGGTACGAATCGCTTCGGCCCGAGCGCGAGACCGATCCGGGTGTGCCCGAGCGAGACCAGATGGGTGACCGCCAGCCCCATCGCCGCCCGGTCGTCCGGGGAGATGAACGGCGCCCGCACCTGCGGCGCGTAGCCGTCCACCAGCACGAACGGCACACCCTGGCCGCGCAGCTGGTCATAGCGCTGCATATCGGCCGAGGTGTCCGCGTGCAGCCCGGAGACGAAGATGATCCCGGCCACCCCCCGGTCCACCAGCATCTCGGTCAGCTCGTCCTCGGTCGAGCCGCCGGGGGTCTGGGTGGCCAGCACCGGGGTGTAGCCCTGCCGGGTGAGCGCCTGCCCGATGACCTGGGCGAGCGCGGGGAAGATCGGGTTCTCCAGCTCGGGCGTGATCAGTCCCACCAGTCCGGCGCTGCGCTGCCGCAGCCGCACCGGCCGCTCATAGCCGAGGACGTCCAGAGCGGCGAGGACGGACTCGCGGGTGGCCGCGGCCACCCCCGGCCTGCCATTGAGGACGCGGCTGACGGTGGCTTCGCTGACCCCCGCCTGGGCTGCGATGTCAGCAAGCCGTGCGGTCATGGAGTGGGACTGTACCGGTCGCGTGTCAGATTGCCCACCACGCGCACGAATCAGGCGGAATGCACACGGTTCCGGCCTTGTACGCCAGCGGCGCCGACGACAGCAGCGCACGCCCCGGAACTGGCAGTTCCACCTCCTCCCCGAGCGTGTTGAGCGTGCACACCAGGCCCGGCCGGGACAGCGCGAGCACCCCCGCCGGGGCCTCCAGCCAGCTCATCCGGCCGTCCCCGAGGCCCGGCAGCTCACGGCGGAGCGCGAGCGCGTCGCGGTACAGCTCCAGCGTGGAGCCGGGGTCACCGGTCTGCGCCTCGACGGACAGCTCGGACCAGGCGTCCGGCTGGGGCAGCCAGCTGCCGCCGGGGCCGAAGCCGTAGGAGTCACCGGAGCGGGTCCAGGGCAGCGGCACCCGGCAGCCGTCGCGGAAGCCGTCCTGACCGTCCTGGCCCTCCTGCCCGTCGGCGGAGGTACGGAAGAAGGCCGGGTCCTGGCGCAGCTCGTCCGGCAGCTCGGTC
This genomic interval from Streptomyces asiaticus contains the following:
- a CDS encoding phosphatase PAP2 family protein, whose amino-acid sequence is MGGATIRTTAGRTATPAPIADTDAERAPGLTLMDRLRTPRRPRLWFEIVLLAVSYWTYSLIRNAVPEQRPEALRNASSIWEWEHRLGLAFERGVNHAIDSVSWLIVGMNYYYATLHFIVTLGVLVWLYHWHPGRYAATRLALFATTGVALLGYYFFPLAPPRLMSGGHFIDTVVVHNTWGSMASGNLADMSNQYAAMPSMHIGWSLWCGLTIATLARPVWVKALGLLYPSATLLVIVATANHFWMDAVGGVVCLSFGFALSSAWYGSLPYRLPKQVAVICTA
- a CDS encoding LacI family DNA-binding transcriptional regulator, giving the protein MTARLADIAAQAGVSEATVSRVLNGRPGVAAATRESVLAALDVLGYERPVRLRQRSAGLVGLITPELENPIFPALAQVIGQALTRQGYTPVLATQTPGGSTEDELTEMLVDRGVAGIIFVSGLHADTSADMQRYDQLRGQGVPFVLVDGYAPQVRAPFISPDDRAAMGLAVTHLVSLGHTRIGLALGPKRFVPVLRKIEGFQQAMRDRLGLSPAESEELIQHSLYTLEGGQAAATALIERGCTAVVCASDMMALGAIRAARQKGLAVPQDVSVVGFDDSPLIAFTDPPLTTIRKPVQSMGQAAVRALLEEIGGTPAPPSEFVFLPELVVRGSTASAHGVEARGRRAAGGAA